A stretch of the Salmo salar chromosome ssa20, Ssal_v3.1, whole genome shotgun sequence genome encodes the following:
- the fgfr1a gene encoding fibroblast growth factor receptor 1-A isoform X10: protein MLAVRSTLVVLALLAHILPSQARPAIPDEVIPVPPVEIQAERYTLYPGDRLELSCKTDSVNWTKDHAVVLDGEHTRLRDGQLEIEGVEPADSGLYTCVTFGNHSSYFSVNVTVDILASSEDEDEEDESSSEEAKMSSSQKLLPMAPQWAQPEKMEKKLHAVPASKTVKFRCQASGNPTPTLKWFKNSKEFKRDQRIGGFKVREHMWTIIMESVVPSDKGNYTCVVENKHGSINHTYQLDVVERSPHRPILQAGLPANLTAVVGSDVAFECKVFSDPQPHIQWLKHIEVNGSRVGPDGLPYVRVLKTAGLNTTDKEMEILQLRNVSFDDAGEYTCLAGNSIGFSHHSAWLIVFKAVPRSPPPNQTYLEVLIYCVGFFLIAVMVAVAIIIKMRTSSKKSDFNSQLAVHKLAKSIPLRRQVSVDSSSSLHSGVMLVRPSRLSSSGSPMLSGVSEYELPQDPRWELPRDRLVLGKPLGEGCFGQVVMGEALGMDKEKPNRVTKVAVKMLKSDATEKDLSDLISEMEMMKIIGKHKNIINLLGACTQDGPLYVIVEYASKGNLREYLRARRPPGMEYCYNPDQVPIENMSIKDLVSCAYQVARGMEYLSSKKCIHRDLAARNVLVTEDNVMKIADFGLARDIHHIDYYKKTTNGRLPVKWMAPEALFDRIYTHQSDVWSFGVLLWEIFTLGGSPYPGVPVEELFKLLKEGHRMDKPSTCTHELYMMMRDCWHAVPSHRPTFKQLVEDLDRTLAMTSNQEYLELSVPLDQYSPSYPDTRSSTCSSGEDSVFSHDAGAEEPCLPKFPPHSNGVALKKR, encoded by the exons TCATCCCTGTGCCACCTGTGGAAATCCAAGCAGAGCGTTACACCCTTTACCCTGGGGACCGACTGGAGCTGAGCTGTAAAACCGACTCGGTCAACTGGACCAAGGACCATGCAGTGGTGCTGGACGGGGAGCACACACGCTTACGAGATGGCCAGCTGGAGATCGAGGGGGTGGAGCCGGCTGACTCGGGCCTGTACACCTGCGTCACCTTTGGCAACCACAGCTCTTACTTCTCTGTCAATGTCACAG TTGATATCCTGGCATCCTCTGAAGATGAAGACGAGGAGGATGAGTCTTCCTCAGAGGAGGCAAAGATGTCTAGCAGTCAAAAGCTTTTAC CAATGGCCCCTCAGTGGGCTCAGCCCGAGAAGATGGAGAAAAAGCTACATGCTGTCCCAGCCAGTAAGACGGTCAAGTTCCGCTGCCAGGCCAGTGGAAACCCCACCCCAACACTCAAGTGGTTCAAGAACAGCAAGGAATTCAAGAGGGATCAGCGCATCGGGGGCTTCAAG GTTCGAGAACACATGTGGACCATCATCATGGAGTCTGTAGTGCCATCCGACAAGGGAAACTACACCTGTGTAGTTGAAAACAAACATGGAAGCATCAACCACACttaccagctggatgttgttg AGCGTTCCCCCCACAGACCCATCCTGCAGGCCGGACTGCCAGCCAATCTCACTGCGGTGGTGGGCAGTGATGTGGCGTTTGAGTGTAAGGTGTTCAGCGACCCCCAGCCTCACATCCAGTGGCTGAAGCACATCGAGGTCAATGGGAGTCGCGTAGGCCCTGATGGCTTACCCTACGTCCGCGTCCTCAAG ACTGCTGGCCTTAACACCACCGACAAGGAAATGGAAATCCTCCAACTGAGGAATGTGTCTTTTGATGATGCTGGGGAGTATACCTGCTTGGCGGGCAATTCTATCGGGTTCTCTCATCACTCTGCATGGTTGATCGTTTTTAAAG CAGTCCCCCGCTCCCCACCACCCAACCAAACCTACCTGGAAGTGCTGATCTACTGCGTGGGCTTCTTCCTCATTGCTGTCATGGTGGCCGTGGCCATCATCATCAAGATGCGCACCTCGTCCAAGAAAAGTGACTTCAACAGTCAGCTGGCTGTCCACAAGCTGGCTAAAAGCATCCCCCTGCGCAGACAG GTGTCAGTGGACTCTAGCTCTTCTCTCCACTCCGGGGTGATGTTGGTGCGGCCCTCCCGCCTCTCGTCCAGCGGCTCTCCTATGCTGTCTGGGGTGTCTGAGTACGAGCTGCCCCAGGACCCACGCTGGGAGCTGCCCAGGGACAG ACTGGTGCTTGGGAAGCCCCTGGGAGAAGGCTGCTTTGGCCAGGTGGTGATGGGAGAGGCTTTAGGGATGGACAAAGAGAAGCCAAATAGGGTCACCAAAGTGGCCGTCAAGATGCTCAAAT CTGATGCTACAGAGAAAGACCTGTCAGATCTGATCTCCGAGATGGAGATGATGAAGATCATTGGGAAGCACAAGAACATAATTAACCTGCTGGGAGCCTGTACCCAGGATG GCCCTCTTTATGTTATTGTGGAGTATGCCTCCAAGGGAAACCTCCGGGAGTACCTGAGAGCTCGGCGTCCACCAGGCATGGAGTACTGCTACAACCCTGACCAGGTGCCCATAGAGAACATGTCTATCAAAGACCTGGTGTCCTGTGCCTACCAGGTGGCCCGCGGCATGGAGTACCTGTCCTCTAAGAAG TGTATCCACCGAGACCTTGCTGCCCGCAACGTGCTGGTGACAGAGGACAACGTGATGAAGATCGCAGATTTTGGCCTGGCCAGAGATATCCACCATATTGATTACTATAAGAAGACCACCAAT GGTCGTTTACCAGTCAAGTGGATGGCCCCAGAAGCTCTATTTGACCGGATATACACGCACCAAAGTGATGT ATGGTCTTTCGGGGTGCTGCTGTGGGAGATCTTCACCCTGGGGGGCTCGCCGTACCCGGGGGTCCCTGTAGAAGAGCTGTTCAAGCTGCTGAAGGAGGGCCACCGCATGGACAAGCCCTCCACCTGCACTCACGAACT ATACATGATGATGAGGGACTGCTGGCATGCCGTTCCCTCTCACCGGCCCACGTTCAAACAGCTGGTGGAAGACCTGGACCGCACCCTGGCCATGACGTCCAACCAG gaGTACTTGGAGCTGTCTGTGCCTCTGGACCAGTATTCCCCCAGCTACCCCGACACTCGCAGCTCCACCTGTTCCTCTGGCGAGGACTCTGTCTTCTCCCACGATGCTGGGGCTGAGGAGCCCTGCCTGCCAAAGTTCCCTCCCCATTCCAACGGGGTGGCCCTCAAGAAGCGCTGA
- the fgfr1a gene encoding fibroblast growth factor receptor 1-A isoform X5 translates to MLAVRSTLVVLALLAHILPSQARPAIPDEVIPVPPVEIQAERYTLYPGDRLELSCKTDSVNWTKDHAVVLDGEHTRLRDGQLEIEGVEPADSGLYTCVTFGNHSSYFSVNVTVDILASSEDEDEEDESSSEEAKMSSSQKLLPMAPQWAQPEKMEKKLHAVPASKTVKFRCQASGNPTPTLKWFKNSKEFKRDQRIGGFKVREHMWTIIMESVVPSDKGNYTCVVENKHGSINHTYQLDVVERSPHRPILQAGLPANLTAVVGSDVAFECKVFSDPQPHIQWLKHIEVNGSRVGPDGLPYVRVLKTAGLNTTDKEMEILQLRNVSFDDAGEYTCLAGNSIGFSHHSAWLIVFKVPRSPPPNQTYLEVLIYCVGFFLIAVMVAVAIIIKMRTSSKKSDFNSQLAVHKLAKSIPLRRQVTVSVDSSSSLHSGVMLVRPSRLSSSGSPMLSGVSEYELPQDPRWELPRDRLVLGKPLGEGCFGQVVMGEALGMDKEKPNRVTKVAVKMLKSDATEKDLSDLISEMEMMKIIGKHKNIINLLGACTQDGPLYVIVEYASKGNLREYLRARRPPGMEYCYNPDQVPIENMSIKDLVSCAYQVARGMEYLSSKKVTSGSDSTYISTCIHRDLAARNVLVTEDNVMKIADFGLARDIHHIDYYKKTTNGRLPVKWMAPEALFDRIYTHQSDVWSFGVLLWEIFTLGGSPYPGVPVEELFKLLKEGHRMDKPSTCTHELYMMMRDCWHAVPSHRPTFKQLVEDLDRTLAMTSNQEYLELSVPLDQYSPSYPDTRSSTCSSGEDSVFSHDAGAEEPCLPKFPPHSNGVALKKR, encoded by the exons TCATCCCTGTGCCACCTGTGGAAATCCAAGCAGAGCGTTACACCCTTTACCCTGGGGACCGACTGGAGCTGAGCTGTAAAACCGACTCGGTCAACTGGACCAAGGACCATGCAGTGGTGCTGGACGGGGAGCACACACGCTTACGAGATGGCCAGCTGGAGATCGAGGGGGTGGAGCCGGCTGACTCGGGCCTGTACACCTGCGTCACCTTTGGCAACCACAGCTCTTACTTCTCTGTCAATGTCACAG TTGATATCCTGGCATCCTCTGAAGATGAAGACGAGGAGGATGAGTCTTCCTCAGAGGAGGCAAAGATGTCTAGCAGTCAAAAGCTTTTAC CAATGGCCCCTCAGTGGGCTCAGCCCGAGAAGATGGAGAAAAAGCTACATGCTGTCCCAGCCAGTAAGACGGTCAAGTTCCGCTGCCAGGCCAGTGGAAACCCCACCCCAACACTCAAGTGGTTCAAGAACAGCAAGGAATTCAAGAGGGATCAGCGCATCGGGGGCTTCAAG GTTCGAGAACACATGTGGACCATCATCATGGAGTCTGTAGTGCCATCCGACAAGGGAAACTACACCTGTGTAGTTGAAAACAAACATGGAAGCATCAACCACACttaccagctggatgttgttg AGCGTTCCCCCCACAGACCCATCCTGCAGGCCGGACTGCCAGCCAATCTCACTGCGGTGGTGGGCAGTGATGTGGCGTTTGAGTGTAAGGTGTTCAGCGACCCCCAGCCTCACATCCAGTGGCTGAAGCACATCGAGGTCAATGGGAGTCGCGTAGGCCCTGATGGCTTACCCTACGTCCGCGTCCTCAAG ACTGCTGGCCTTAACACCACCGACAAGGAAATGGAAATCCTCCAACTGAGGAATGTGTCTTTTGATGATGCTGGGGAGTATACCTGCTTGGCGGGCAATTCTATCGGGTTCTCTCATCACTCTGCATGGTTGATCGTTTTTAAAG TCCCCCGCTCCCCACCACCCAACCAAACCTACCTGGAAGTGCTGATCTACTGCGTGGGCTTCTTCCTCATTGCTGTCATGGTGGCCGTGGCCATCATCATCAAGATGCGCACCTCGTCCAAGAAAAGTGACTTCAACAGTCAGCTGGCTGTCCACAAGCTGGCTAAAAGCATCCCCCTGCGCAGACAGGTAACA GTGTCAGTGGACTCTAGCTCTTCTCTCCACTCCGGGGTGATGTTGGTGCGGCCCTCCCGCCTCTCGTCCAGCGGCTCTCCTATGCTGTCTGGGGTGTCTGAGTACGAGCTGCCCCAGGACCCACGCTGGGAGCTGCCCAGGGACAG ACTGGTGCTTGGGAAGCCCCTGGGAGAAGGCTGCTTTGGCCAGGTGGTGATGGGAGAGGCTTTAGGGATGGACAAAGAGAAGCCAAATAGGGTCACCAAAGTGGCCGTCAAGATGCTCAAAT CTGATGCTACAGAGAAAGACCTGTCAGATCTGATCTCCGAGATGGAGATGATGAAGATCATTGGGAAGCACAAGAACATAATTAACCTGCTGGGAGCCTGTACCCAGGATG GCCCTCTTTATGTTATTGTGGAGTATGCCTCCAAGGGAAACCTCCGGGAGTACCTGAGAGCTCGGCGTCCACCAGGCATGGAGTACTGCTACAACCCTGACCAGGTGCCCATAGAGAACATGTCTATCAAAGACCTGGTGTCCTGTGCCTACCAGGTGGCCCGCGGCATGGAGTACCTGTCCTCTAAGAAGGTAACATCAGGATCCGACTCTACCTACATCAGCACA TGTATCCACCGAGACCTTGCTGCCCGCAACGTGCTGGTGACAGAGGACAACGTGATGAAGATCGCAGATTTTGGCCTGGCCAGAGATATCCACCATATTGATTACTATAAGAAGACCACCAAT GGTCGTTTACCAGTCAAGTGGATGGCCCCAGAAGCTCTATTTGACCGGATATACACGCACCAAAGTGATGT ATGGTCTTTCGGGGTGCTGCTGTGGGAGATCTTCACCCTGGGGGGCTCGCCGTACCCGGGGGTCCCTGTAGAAGAGCTGTTCAAGCTGCTGAAGGAGGGCCACCGCATGGACAAGCCCTCCACCTGCACTCACGAACT ATACATGATGATGAGGGACTGCTGGCATGCCGTTCCCTCTCACCGGCCCACGTTCAAACAGCTGGTGGAAGACCTGGACCGCACCCTGGCCATGACGTCCAACCAG gaGTACTTGGAGCTGTCTGTGCCTCTGGACCAGTATTCCCCCAGCTACCCCGACACTCGCAGCTCCACCTGTTCCTCTGGCGAGGACTCTGTCTTCTCCCACGATGCTGGGGCTGAGGAGCCCTGCCTGCCAAAGTTCCCTCCCCATTCCAACGGGGTGGCCCTCAAGAAGCGCTGA
- the fgfr1a gene encoding fibroblast growth factor receptor 1-A isoform X11, with translation MLAVRSTLVVLALLAHILPSQARPAIPDEVIPVPPVEIQAERYTLYPGDRLELSCKTDSVNWTKDHAVVLDGEHTRLRDGQLEIEGVEPADSGLYTCVTFGNHSSYFSVNVTVDILASSEDEDEEDESSSEEAKMSSSQKLLPMAPQWAQPEKMEKKLHAVPASKTVKFRCQASGNPTPTLKWFKNSKEFKRDQRIGGFKVREHMWTIIMESVVPSDKGNYTCVVENKHGSINHTYQLDVVERSPHRPILQAGLPANLTAVVGSDVAFECKVFSDPQPHIQWLKHIEVNGSRVGPDGLPYVRVLKTAGLNTTDKEMEILQLRNVSFDDAGEYTCLAGNSIGFSHHSAWLIVFKVPRSPPPNQTYLEVLIYCVGFFLIAVMVAVAIIIKMRTSSKKSDFNSQLAVHKLAKSIPLRRQVSVDSSSSLHSGVMLVRPSRLSSSGSPMLSGVSEYELPQDPRWELPRDRLVLGKPLGEGCFGQVVMGEALGMDKEKPNRVTKVAVKMLKSDATEKDLSDLISEMEMMKIIGKHKNIINLLGACTQDGPLYVIVEYASKGNLREYLRARRPPGMEYCYNPDQVPIENMSIKDLVSCAYQVARGMEYLSSKKCIHRDLAARNVLVTEDNVMKIADFGLARDIHHIDYYKKTTNGRLPVKWMAPEALFDRIYTHQSDVWSFGVLLWEIFTLGGSPYPGVPVEELFKLLKEGHRMDKPSTCTHELYMMMRDCWHAVPSHRPTFKQLVEDLDRTLAMTSNQEYLELSVPLDQYSPSYPDTRSSTCSSGEDSVFSHDAGAEEPCLPKFPPHSNGVALKKR, from the exons TCATCCCTGTGCCACCTGTGGAAATCCAAGCAGAGCGTTACACCCTTTACCCTGGGGACCGACTGGAGCTGAGCTGTAAAACCGACTCGGTCAACTGGACCAAGGACCATGCAGTGGTGCTGGACGGGGAGCACACACGCTTACGAGATGGCCAGCTGGAGATCGAGGGGGTGGAGCCGGCTGACTCGGGCCTGTACACCTGCGTCACCTTTGGCAACCACAGCTCTTACTTCTCTGTCAATGTCACAG TTGATATCCTGGCATCCTCTGAAGATGAAGACGAGGAGGATGAGTCTTCCTCAGAGGAGGCAAAGATGTCTAGCAGTCAAAAGCTTTTAC CAATGGCCCCTCAGTGGGCTCAGCCCGAGAAGATGGAGAAAAAGCTACATGCTGTCCCAGCCAGTAAGACGGTCAAGTTCCGCTGCCAGGCCAGTGGAAACCCCACCCCAACACTCAAGTGGTTCAAGAACAGCAAGGAATTCAAGAGGGATCAGCGCATCGGGGGCTTCAAG GTTCGAGAACACATGTGGACCATCATCATGGAGTCTGTAGTGCCATCCGACAAGGGAAACTACACCTGTGTAGTTGAAAACAAACATGGAAGCATCAACCACACttaccagctggatgttgttg AGCGTTCCCCCCACAGACCCATCCTGCAGGCCGGACTGCCAGCCAATCTCACTGCGGTGGTGGGCAGTGATGTGGCGTTTGAGTGTAAGGTGTTCAGCGACCCCCAGCCTCACATCCAGTGGCTGAAGCACATCGAGGTCAATGGGAGTCGCGTAGGCCCTGATGGCTTACCCTACGTCCGCGTCCTCAAG ACTGCTGGCCTTAACACCACCGACAAGGAAATGGAAATCCTCCAACTGAGGAATGTGTCTTTTGATGATGCTGGGGAGTATACCTGCTTGGCGGGCAATTCTATCGGGTTCTCTCATCACTCTGCATGGTTGATCGTTTTTAAAG TCCCCCGCTCCCCACCACCCAACCAAACCTACCTGGAAGTGCTGATCTACTGCGTGGGCTTCTTCCTCATTGCTGTCATGGTGGCCGTGGCCATCATCATCAAGATGCGCACCTCGTCCAAGAAAAGTGACTTCAACAGTCAGCTGGCTGTCCACAAGCTGGCTAAAAGCATCCCCCTGCGCAGACAG GTGTCAGTGGACTCTAGCTCTTCTCTCCACTCCGGGGTGATGTTGGTGCGGCCCTCCCGCCTCTCGTCCAGCGGCTCTCCTATGCTGTCTGGGGTGTCTGAGTACGAGCTGCCCCAGGACCCACGCTGGGAGCTGCCCAGGGACAG ACTGGTGCTTGGGAAGCCCCTGGGAGAAGGCTGCTTTGGCCAGGTGGTGATGGGAGAGGCTTTAGGGATGGACAAAGAGAAGCCAAATAGGGTCACCAAAGTGGCCGTCAAGATGCTCAAAT CTGATGCTACAGAGAAAGACCTGTCAGATCTGATCTCCGAGATGGAGATGATGAAGATCATTGGGAAGCACAAGAACATAATTAACCTGCTGGGAGCCTGTACCCAGGATG GCCCTCTTTATGTTATTGTGGAGTATGCCTCCAAGGGAAACCTCCGGGAGTACCTGAGAGCTCGGCGTCCACCAGGCATGGAGTACTGCTACAACCCTGACCAGGTGCCCATAGAGAACATGTCTATCAAAGACCTGGTGTCCTGTGCCTACCAGGTGGCCCGCGGCATGGAGTACCTGTCCTCTAAGAAG TGTATCCACCGAGACCTTGCTGCCCGCAACGTGCTGGTGACAGAGGACAACGTGATGAAGATCGCAGATTTTGGCCTGGCCAGAGATATCCACCATATTGATTACTATAAGAAGACCACCAAT GGTCGTTTACCAGTCAAGTGGATGGCCCCAGAAGCTCTATTTGACCGGATATACACGCACCAAAGTGATGT ATGGTCTTTCGGGGTGCTGCTGTGGGAGATCTTCACCCTGGGGGGCTCGCCGTACCCGGGGGTCCCTGTAGAAGAGCTGTTCAAGCTGCTGAAGGAGGGCCACCGCATGGACAAGCCCTCCACCTGCACTCACGAACT ATACATGATGATGAGGGACTGCTGGCATGCCGTTCCCTCTCACCGGCCCACGTTCAAACAGCTGGTGGAAGACCTGGACCGCACCCTGGCCATGACGTCCAACCAG gaGTACTTGGAGCTGTCTGTGCCTCTGGACCAGTATTCCCCCAGCTACCCCGACACTCGCAGCTCCACCTGTTCCTCTGGCGAGGACTCTGTCTTCTCCCACGATGCTGGGGCTGAGGAGCCCTGCCTGCCAAAGTTCCCTCCCCATTCCAACGGGGTGGCCCTCAAGAAGCGCTGA
- the fgfr1a gene encoding fibroblast growth factor receptor 1-A isoform X7 encodes MLAVRSTLVVLALLAHILPSQARPAIPDEVIPVPPVEIQAERYTLYPGDRLELSCKTDSVNWTKDHAVVLDGEHTRLRDGQLEIEGVEPADSGLYTCVTFGNHSSYFSVNVTVDILASSEDEDEEDESSSEEAKMSSSQKLLPMAPQWAQPEKMEKKLHAVPASKTVKFRCQASGNPTPTLKWFKNSKEFKRDQRIGGFKVREHMWTIIMESVVPSDKGNYTCVVENKHGSINHTYQLDVVERSPHRPILQAGLPANLTAVVGSDVAFECKVFSDPQPHIQWLKHIEVNGSRVGPDGLPYVRVLKTAGLNTTDKEMEILQLRNVSFDDAGEYTCLAGNSIGFSHHSAWLIVFKVPRSPPPNQTYLEVLIYCVGFFLIAVMVAVAIIIKMRTSSKKSDFNSQLAVHKLAKSIPLRRQVSVDSSSSLHSGVMLVRPSRLSSSGSPMLSGVSEYELPQDPRWELPRDRLVLGKPLGEGCFGQVVMGEALGMDKEKPNRVTKVAVKMLKSDATEKDLSDLISEMEMMKIIGKHKNIINLLGACTQDGPLYVIVEYASKGNLREYLRARRPPGMEYCYNPDQVPIENMSIKDLVSCAYQVARGMEYLSSKKVTSGSDSTYISTCIHRDLAARNVLVTEDNVMKIADFGLARDIHHIDYYKKTTNGRLPVKWMAPEALFDRIYTHQSDVWSFGVLLWEIFTLGGSPYPGVPVEELFKLLKEGHRMDKPSTCTHELYMMMRDCWHAVPSHRPTFKQLVEDLDRTLAMTSNQEYLELSVPLDQYSPSYPDTRSSTCSSGEDSVFSHDAGAEEPCLPKFPPHSNGVALKKR; translated from the exons TCATCCCTGTGCCACCTGTGGAAATCCAAGCAGAGCGTTACACCCTTTACCCTGGGGACCGACTGGAGCTGAGCTGTAAAACCGACTCGGTCAACTGGACCAAGGACCATGCAGTGGTGCTGGACGGGGAGCACACACGCTTACGAGATGGCCAGCTGGAGATCGAGGGGGTGGAGCCGGCTGACTCGGGCCTGTACACCTGCGTCACCTTTGGCAACCACAGCTCTTACTTCTCTGTCAATGTCACAG TTGATATCCTGGCATCCTCTGAAGATGAAGACGAGGAGGATGAGTCTTCCTCAGAGGAGGCAAAGATGTCTAGCAGTCAAAAGCTTTTAC CAATGGCCCCTCAGTGGGCTCAGCCCGAGAAGATGGAGAAAAAGCTACATGCTGTCCCAGCCAGTAAGACGGTCAAGTTCCGCTGCCAGGCCAGTGGAAACCCCACCCCAACACTCAAGTGGTTCAAGAACAGCAAGGAATTCAAGAGGGATCAGCGCATCGGGGGCTTCAAG GTTCGAGAACACATGTGGACCATCATCATGGAGTCTGTAGTGCCATCCGACAAGGGAAACTACACCTGTGTAGTTGAAAACAAACATGGAAGCATCAACCACACttaccagctggatgttgttg AGCGTTCCCCCCACAGACCCATCCTGCAGGCCGGACTGCCAGCCAATCTCACTGCGGTGGTGGGCAGTGATGTGGCGTTTGAGTGTAAGGTGTTCAGCGACCCCCAGCCTCACATCCAGTGGCTGAAGCACATCGAGGTCAATGGGAGTCGCGTAGGCCCTGATGGCTTACCCTACGTCCGCGTCCTCAAG ACTGCTGGCCTTAACACCACCGACAAGGAAATGGAAATCCTCCAACTGAGGAATGTGTCTTTTGATGATGCTGGGGAGTATACCTGCTTGGCGGGCAATTCTATCGGGTTCTCTCATCACTCTGCATGGTTGATCGTTTTTAAAG TCCCCCGCTCCCCACCACCCAACCAAACCTACCTGGAAGTGCTGATCTACTGCGTGGGCTTCTTCCTCATTGCTGTCATGGTGGCCGTGGCCATCATCATCAAGATGCGCACCTCGTCCAAGAAAAGTGACTTCAACAGTCAGCTGGCTGTCCACAAGCTGGCTAAAAGCATCCCCCTGCGCAGACAG GTGTCAGTGGACTCTAGCTCTTCTCTCCACTCCGGGGTGATGTTGGTGCGGCCCTCCCGCCTCTCGTCCAGCGGCTCTCCTATGCTGTCTGGGGTGTCTGAGTACGAGCTGCCCCAGGACCCACGCTGGGAGCTGCCCAGGGACAG ACTGGTGCTTGGGAAGCCCCTGGGAGAAGGCTGCTTTGGCCAGGTGGTGATGGGAGAGGCTTTAGGGATGGACAAAGAGAAGCCAAATAGGGTCACCAAAGTGGCCGTCAAGATGCTCAAAT CTGATGCTACAGAGAAAGACCTGTCAGATCTGATCTCCGAGATGGAGATGATGAAGATCATTGGGAAGCACAAGAACATAATTAACCTGCTGGGAGCCTGTACCCAGGATG GCCCTCTTTATGTTATTGTGGAGTATGCCTCCAAGGGAAACCTCCGGGAGTACCTGAGAGCTCGGCGTCCACCAGGCATGGAGTACTGCTACAACCCTGACCAGGTGCCCATAGAGAACATGTCTATCAAAGACCTGGTGTCCTGTGCCTACCAGGTGGCCCGCGGCATGGAGTACCTGTCCTCTAAGAAGGTAACATCAGGATCCGACTCTACCTACATCAGCACA TGTATCCACCGAGACCTTGCTGCCCGCAACGTGCTGGTGACAGAGGACAACGTGATGAAGATCGCAGATTTTGGCCTGGCCAGAGATATCCACCATATTGATTACTATAAGAAGACCACCAAT GGTCGTTTACCAGTCAAGTGGATGGCCCCAGAAGCTCTATTTGACCGGATATACACGCACCAAAGTGATGT ATGGTCTTTCGGGGTGCTGCTGTGGGAGATCTTCACCCTGGGGGGCTCGCCGTACCCGGGGGTCCCTGTAGAAGAGCTGTTCAAGCTGCTGAAGGAGGGCCACCGCATGGACAAGCCCTCCACCTGCACTCACGAACT ATACATGATGATGAGGGACTGCTGGCATGCCGTTCCCTCTCACCGGCCCACGTTCAAACAGCTGGTGGAAGACCTGGACCGCACCCTGGCCATGACGTCCAACCAG gaGTACTTGGAGCTGTCTGTGCCTCTGGACCAGTATTCCCCCAGCTACCCCGACACTCGCAGCTCCACCTGTTCCTCTGGCGAGGACTCTGTCTTCTCCCACGATGCTGGGGCTGAGGAGCCCTGCCTGCCAAAGTTCCCTCCCCATTCCAACGGGGTGGCCCTCAAGAAGCGCTGA